In Halopseudomonas nanhaiensis, a single window of DNA contains:
- a CDS encoding response regulator — translation MHRKSPKVTNKGVLGLDPKVAAGLAAVFVFFLLSTAVAVYNTHLLRSSHQSVAQTHETIVAIDRLLVEVQDAETGQRGFLLTGDKRYLEPYNRAVSQVQNRMKRVEALIRLDDAQRRRFDDLRGYVDTRFRELEAILNIYLREGQAAAIAGANLERGKAEMDAIRSTILQIRDEAANVRAERVEAMHSAYTVAFITSALSGALGIALTLTIFTLIRRATLARRREQWLQNAQVSLGTVVLGEQSTEQLGENILRFLTSHLGAVSGAIYVENSGEYQLLGRYGVPTDVTLPSKFDGNDSLFAHVLQDHRAITVGELPEGYIAFGSALGKQSPRYLALAPAMVDGEVKAVFELGFLNPVGDLALSMMEQSSGAIAAAIRSAEFRVQLQTLLAETQRQAEQMQVQSEELRVSNEELEEQSRALKESQARLEQQQVELEQTNTQLEQQAQELECQRDDLEKANELINLRAQEVEQASRYKSDFLANMSHELRTPLNSSLILAKLLADNQDDNLTPEQVKYAQTIQSSGNDLLNLINDILDLSKIEAGHVEIRPEPMSTERMVNSLRHLFDPVANEKGLAFSLETLPDAPAVIETDPQRLEQVLKNLIANAIKFTDKGSVTLTVRSLSDNQVALSVTDTGIGIAEEQQARIFEAFHQADSTISRKFGGTGLGLSISREVVRLLGGTLHLKSTPGTGSTFTVVLPRQYDSSAVAIQAPDVQPQPLAPASLPSPAQGSAYVPLGNVVDDDRLKSDEGARRLLIIEDDRSFAMILRDLARESNFQALVAETAHEALQLARQFLPSAIVLDVGLPDQSGLSVLDRLKRDVRTRHIPIHIISADDYSERALSLGAIGYALKPVQRDELVGVLKTLEAKISQNVRRVLIVEDNTVQREAVSNLIGSHDVETVGAGTAAECVALLQTQTFDCMVLDLSLPDASGFELLETLSQNREHSFPPVIIYTGRVLTREEEQLLRGYSKSIIIKGAKSPERLLDEVTLFLHQVVSELPDEQQRMIRKARNRDSLLEGRRILIVEDDVRNVYALTNILEPRGALIEIARNGEEALQKLDRASTQPDGQIDLVLMDVMMPVMDGLTATRHIRKNPNWKKLPVIALTAKAMPDDQQRCIEAGANDYMAKPLDVEKLLSLVRVWMPQ, via the coding sequence ATGCACAGAAAAAGCCCGAAAGTGACCAACAAGGGCGTACTGGGGCTGGACCCCAAGGTTGCCGCAGGCCTCGCGGCCGTATTTGTGTTCTTCCTGTTGAGCACAGCAGTCGCCGTCTATAACACCCACCTGCTCAGATCAAGCCACCAGAGCGTTGCCCAGACGCATGAGACAATCGTGGCCATCGACCGACTTCTCGTGGAAGTACAGGACGCGGAAACCGGACAGCGAGGCTTCCTGCTCACCGGCGATAAGCGCTACCTCGAGCCATACAATCGAGCCGTTTCGCAGGTGCAGAACCGGATGAAGCGTGTCGAGGCGCTGATCCGGCTGGATGATGCGCAACGTCGTCGGTTCGACGACCTGAGAGGGTACGTCGACACGCGGTTCCGCGAACTCGAGGCGATACTCAATATCTATCTCCGTGAAGGTCAGGCGGCGGCGATCGCCGGCGCCAATCTGGAGCGTGGCAAAGCGGAGATGGATGCTATACGCAGCACGATTCTCCAGATACGCGATGAAGCCGCCAATGTTCGCGCTGAACGCGTGGAGGCGATGCATAGTGCCTACACTGTCGCCTTCATAACCAGTGCTCTCTCCGGAGCACTGGGCATTGCACTCACGTTGACCATCTTTACCCTGATCCGCCGGGCGACGCTTGCACGGCGGCGCGAGCAATGGCTGCAGAACGCTCAAGTGAGCCTGGGAACGGTCGTCCTCGGCGAGCAATCCACCGAACAGCTGGGCGAAAACATTCTGCGTTTCCTTACCAGCCATCTCGGAGCCGTGTCAGGCGCTATCTACGTGGAAAACAGCGGCGAATATCAGTTGCTCGGCAGATATGGCGTGCCTACAGACGTTACCCTGCCATCCAAATTTGATGGAAACGACAGTCTCTTCGCGCATGTATTGCAGGATCATCGGGCCATTACCGTCGGAGAACTACCGGAAGGCTACATTGCCTTCGGTTCTGCTCTCGGCAAGCAGTCGCCCCGCTACCTCGCGCTGGCACCTGCCATGGTAGACGGCGAAGTGAAAGCCGTTTTCGAACTGGGCTTCCTCAACCCTGTCGGGGATCTAGCGCTATCGATGATGGAACAGTCGTCCGGTGCCATCGCGGCAGCCATCCGATCCGCCGAGTTCCGCGTCCAACTCCAGACCCTGCTGGCGGAGACGCAGCGTCAGGCTGAACAAATGCAGGTCCAGAGTGAAGAGTTGCGCGTCTCCAACGAGGAGCTGGAGGAGCAAAGCCGAGCATTGAAGGAATCCCAGGCCCGTCTGGAGCAGCAACAGGTGGAGCTGGAGCAGACCAACACGCAGCTCGAGCAGCAGGCGCAGGAACTCGAATGTCAGCGCGACGACCTGGAGAAGGCCAACGAACTGATCAACCTCCGCGCGCAGGAAGTGGAACAGGCCAGCCGGTACAAGTCGGACTTCCTCGCCAACATGTCACATGAGCTGCGCACACCGCTGAACTCCTCGTTGATTCTGGCCAAGCTGCTTGCCGACAACCAGGACGACAATCTCACCCCCGAGCAGGTCAAATACGCGCAGACGATCCAGTCTTCGGGTAATGATCTGCTGAACCTGATCAATGACATCCTCGATCTGTCCAAGATCGAGGCGGGCCATGTGGAGATCCGGCCCGAACCGATGTCCACCGAACGCATGGTCAATTCGCTTCGTCATCTGTTCGATCCAGTCGCCAATGAAAAGGGGTTGGCATTCTCACTGGAAACCCTGCCTGACGCCCCGGCCGTCATTGAAACCGACCCCCAGCGACTGGAACAGGTGCTCAAGAACCTGATTGCCAATGCCATCAAGTTCACCGACAAGGGCAGCGTTACGCTGACCGTGCGTTCGCTGAGCGACAATCAGGTGGCCCTGTCGGTTACCGATACCGGGATAGGCATCGCCGAGGAGCAGCAGGCGCGCATCTTCGAAGCCTTCCATCAGGCCGATAGCACCATCAGCCGCAAGTTTGGCGGCACCGGTCTCGGGCTGTCGATTTCCCGCGAGGTAGTCCGGTTGCTCGGCGGCACGCTGCATCTGAAGAGCACCCCCGGGACCGGCAGCACCTTCACTGTTGTGCTGCCAAGGCAGTATGACTCTTCCGCAGTGGCCATTCAGGCTCCGGATGTACAGCCGCAGCCCTTGGCACCTGCCTCCCTGCCTTCCCCGGCACAAGGCTCGGCCTACGTTCCGCTGGGAAACGTCGTGGACGACGACCGGCTCAAGTCCGACGAGGGCGCGCGGCGGCTGCTGATCATCGAGGATGATCGCTCGTTTGCCATGATCCTGCGCGATCTGGCGCGCGAATCAAACTTCCAGGCACTGGTGGCCGAAACCGCTCACGAGGCACTGCAGCTGGCTCGACAGTTCCTGCCCAGCGCCATCGTGCTCGACGTGGGCCTGCCCGATCAGTCCGGCCTGTCGGTCCTCGACCGCCTGAAGCGCGACGTGCGGACCCGCCACATACCGATTCATATCATCTCCGCCGACGACTATTCCGAGCGCGCCCTGTCGCTTGGCGCGATCGGCTATGCGTTGAAGCCCGTACAGCGCGACGAACTGGTCGGCGTACTGAAAACCCTCGAGGCAAAGATCTCCCAGAACGTGCGACGCGTGCTCATCGTGGAAGACAACACGGTGCAGCGCGAAGCGGTGAGTAATCTCATCGGCTCGCATGACGTCGAAACGGTTGGCGCCGGAACGGCCGCCGAGTGTGTTGCGCTACTCCAGACACAGACCTTCGACTGCATGGTGCTTGACCTGTCGCTTCCGGACGCCTCCGGCTTCGAACTTCTGGAAACGCTGAGTCAGAACCGCGAGCACTCGTTCCCGCCGGTGATCATCTACACCGGCCGGGTGCTGACGCGGGAAGAAGAGCAGCTGCTGCGCGGCTATTCCAAGTCGATCATCATCAAGGGCGCCAAGTCGCCGGAGCGGTTGCTTGATGAAGTCACCCTGTTCCTGCATCAGGTTGTGTCCGAGCTACCGGACGAACAACAGCGGATGATCCGCAAGGCGCGCAATCGCGATTCGCTGCTCGAAGGGCGGCGCATCCTCATCGTGGAAGATGACGTGCGCAACGTCTACGCGCTGACCAACATCCTCGAGCCGCGCGGAGCGCTCATCGAGATCGCACGCAACGGCGAGGAAGCGCTGCAGAAACTCGACCGCGCATCCACCCAGCCAGACGGTCAGATCGACCTCGTGCTGATGGACGTCATGATGCCGGTCATGGATGGTCTGACGGCTACCCGCCACATCCGCAAGAATCCGAACTGGAAGAAACTGCCCGTCATCGCTCTGACGGCCAAGGCCATGCCGGATGATCAGCAGCGTTGCATCGAGGCCGGCGCCAACGATTACATGGCCAAGCCACTGGATGTGGAAAAGCTGCTGTCGCTCGTCCGGGTCTGGATGCCGCAATGA
- a CDS encoding CheR family methyltransferase, with translation MSETFERIEDIEIRLLLEALYHRYHYDFRNYTLASIRRRLRQAKQDLGFSSISAMQERVLHDPDMLPQMLRYLTVQVSEMFRDPSYFRAIRESVIPHLRTYPSLKIWIAGCSTGEELYSFVILFREEGLEDRTLFYATDINPEALAQAEAGIYDAERVREFTENHRLSGGRTSLSDYYHSRYNRCVFDKSLRRNVVFSDHSLVTDQVFGEMHLVSCRNVMIYFDRALQERAVGLFKDSLLRNGFLGLGAKESLRFSEHARAFRDFVRVEKIYQRTDS, from the coding sequence ATGAGCGAAACCTTCGAAAGGATCGAGGACATCGAGATTCGCCTGCTGCTGGAGGCGCTCTATCATCGTTATCACTACGACTTTCGCAATTACACGCTGGCCTCGATCAGGCGCCGGTTGCGCCAGGCAAAGCAGGACCTCGGCTTCTCGAGCATCTCCGCCATGCAGGAGCGTGTACTGCACGACCCAGACATGCTGCCGCAAATGCTCCGTTACCTTACGGTCCAGGTCAGCGAAATGTTTCGGGATCCAAGCTACTTCCGGGCCATCCGCGAAAGCGTGATACCGCACCTGCGCACCTACCCTTCGCTGAAAATCTGGATCGCCGGCTGCAGCACCGGCGAAGAGCTCTACTCGTTCGTGATTCTGTTTCGCGAGGAAGGTCTGGAGGACCGGACCCTGTTCTATGCCACCGACATCAACCCCGAAGCACTGGCACAGGCCGAGGCAGGCATTTACGATGCCGAGCGGGTCCGCGAGTTCACCGAGAATCACCGCCTGTCCGGTGGCCGGACCTCTCTTTCGGACTACTATCACAGTCGTTACAACCGCTGTGTCTTTGACAAGAGCCTGCGCCGTAACGTGGTGTTTTCGGATCACAGCCTGGTAACCGATCAGGTCTTTGGCGAAATGCATCTGGTGTCCTGCCGGAATGTGATGATCTATTTCGATCGCGCCCTGCAGGAACGCGCGGTGGGTCTGTTCAAGGACTCTTTGCTGAGAAACGGTTTCCTGGGGCTGGGCGCGAAGGAAAGCTTGAGATTCTCGGAGCACGCCCGCGCGTTTCGTGATTTCGTGCGGGTCGAAAAAATCTACCAAAGGACTGACTCATGA
- a CDS encoding chemotaxis protein CheB yields the protein MTSPARGAVIIGASAGALEALSQLLPALPATFPLPIFVVVHVPPDKDSVLAEIFDAKCRLRAIEVEDKEPVEAGVIYFAAPNYHMLLEDRVTIVLSNDDAVLFSRPSIDVAMESAADVWGAELIGILLTGANRDGARGLQAISHAGGTVIVQEPEEAYARAMPDAALTLTPGARVMTLADISSYLMSIPT from the coding sequence ATGACCAGCCCAGCCCGCGGAGCCGTCATCATCGGTGCATCGGCGGGGGCGCTCGAGGCGTTGTCACAGCTTCTGCCCGCGCTGCCGGCCACATTCCCGCTGCCGATCTTCGTAGTCGTTCATGTGCCGCCGGACAAGGACAGCGTACTGGCCGAGATTTTCGATGCGAAGTGCAGGCTCCGCGCCATCGAAGTGGAGGACAAGGAGCCGGTCGAGGCAGGCGTCATCTACTTCGCCGCCCCGAATTACCACATGTTGCTCGAGGACCGGGTGACCATAGTGCTGTCCAATGACGACGCAGTCCTTTTCTCACGCCCTTCGATCGATGTAGCAATGGAGAGCGCAGCCGACGTGTGGGGAGCAGAGCTGATCGGCATCCTGCTGACCGGCGCCAACCGTGATGGCGCACGCGGCCTCCAGGCAATCTCGCACGCCGGCGGCACAGTGATTGTCCAGGAGCCGGAGGAAGCCTACGCGCGGGCGATGCCCGACGCGGCGCTGACGCTGACACCGGGTGCGCGGGTCATGACGCTCGCGGACATCTCGTCCTATCTGATGAGCATCCCGACATGA
- a CDS encoding hybrid sensor histidine kinase/response regulator has protein sequence MNSPVKFLLVDDLSENLLSLEALLRRDDLELLLATSGDEALELLLTHDVALALIDVQMPGLSGFELAELMRGNERTRRIPIIFVTAGSHSAERRFQGYEAGAVDFIQKPIEPDILRSKTEVFFEIYRQRQMIAEQRDLLQAQADALRLAASRKDEFLAVLAHELRNPLAALQGGLELLLRKPDEAQAEKINGLMQVQMTHLVRLVDDLLDASRITQGKIELRTSTFDLRDAVVAAVEMARPAIEAQGHALVLHMTEQRIEIVADPVRITQCIANLLNNSAKYTPQGGRIEITVEDGPDAYRVTVADNGLGLTLDATAAIFRMFEQVEDHIGHAGGGLGIGLALVKQLVELHGGSIAVSSDGPNQGSAFTLELPRPELRSDHPVSAGTAVS, from the coding sequence ATGAACTCGCCGGTCAAATTTCTGCTGGTAGACGATCTATCGGAAAACCTGCTCTCCCTTGAAGCCTTGCTGCGCCGCGACGATCTCGAACTGCTGCTGGCAACATCGGGCGACGAGGCACTTGAGCTGCTGTTGACCCATGATGTGGCGCTCGCGTTGATCGACGTACAGATGCCTGGACTCAGCGGTTTCGAGTTGGCGGAGCTTATGCGCGGTAATGAGCGGACACGGCGCATTCCGATCATCTTTGTCACGGCCGGAAGCCACAGTGCCGAAAGGAGATTTCAGGGCTACGAAGCCGGCGCCGTCGACTTCATCCAGAAGCCGATCGAGCCCGACATTCTGCGCAGCAAGACCGAGGTGTTCTTCGAGATATACCGTCAGCGTCAGATGATCGCGGAACAGCGCGACCTGCTGCAGGCGCAGGCGGACGCCCTGCGGCTGGCCGCATCCCGCAAGGACGAGTTTCTTGCGGTGTTGGCTCACGAGTTACGCAACCCGCTCGCAGCCTTGCAGGGCGGACTCGAGCTGCTGCTGCGCAAGCCGGACGAAGCCCAGGCGGAAAAGATCAACGGATTGATGCAGGTGCAGATGACGCATCTGGTGCGCCTGGTCGACGACCTCCTGGACGCATCACGCATTACCCAGGGCAAGATCGAACTGCGCACCTCGACCTTCGATCTGAGGGACGCCGTAGTCGCGGCCGTGGAGATGGCACGGCCGGCAATCGAGGCGCAGGGCCATGCGCTGGTCCTGCACATGACTGAACAGCGCATCGAGATAGTCGCCGATCCGGTCCGTATCACCCAGTGCATCGCCAACCTGCTCAACAATTCCGCCAAATACACCCCCCAGGGCGGACGTATCGAGATCACCGTCGAAGACGGCCCTGACGCGTATCGCGTGACCGTGGCCGACAACGGCCTCGGTCTGACGCTGGATGCCACCGCAGCAATCTTCCGGATGTTCGAGCAGGTGGAGGATCATATCGGTCATGCTGGCGGTGGGCTCGGCATCGGCCTTGCTCTGGTCAAGCAACTGGTCGAGCTGCACGGTGGAAGCATTGCCGTCTCCAGCGACGGCCCCAATCAGGGCAGCGCCTTCACGCTCGAGCTTCCCCGGCCCGAACTGCGCAGCGACCACCCAGTGAGCGCAGGCACCGCCGTCAGCTAA